The genomic interval GTCAATGCAATTTTGGCCGCTTCTTGTTATGACTGCCACAGTAATAGCACAAATTACCCATGGTATAGCGAAATACAACCCATGGCTTGGCTAATGGAAAAGCATGTAAATGATGGAAAGGAAAAGTTGAATTTTGACGAATTACCTTCCTATGGTTCTCGCAGACTTAATTCAAAATTCACGCAAATTACTAAGCAAGTTGAGCAAGGTAAAATGCCACTGAACTCCTATTTATGGATGCATGCGGGATCTCGTTTAAGTATGGAAGATAAAGAGTTGTTGGTTAATTACTTTAATTCGTTGACGGATAATGAGTAAATTTAATATGCTAAATATGGTGGCCCCTAAGCTTATGTTGAAGTCACTATCAAAACTAATAATTGTGGAAAAATCTTAAATCTTTAATTATGAAAAAATACGTTTGTCCAATGCACCCCCAGGTACTCAAAGATGAGCCGGGGAAATGCCCATTATGCGGGATGGCCTTAGTTCCGTTTGGAAAAGCTGGTAGCCACGATCACAAACACCATGAACACGGGGAGCAGCAGCATTCCGCACAGCAACATGATAAACATGAAGGACATCATACACATGATTTCTTAAAAAGGTTTTGGGTCAGTTTAATTATTACTGTTCCTATTCTCGCCCTTTCACACATGATCCAGGAGTGGTTTGGATTCAATCTGGAATTTACGGGAGACAAATACGTACTGTTTGCCCTCGGGACTCTAATATATCTGTACGGTGGGATGCCCTTTTTGAAAGGGATGGTTGGGGAAATCAGGGCAAAAGCCATTGGGATGATGACTTTGGTAGCCATCGCTATTTCAGTGGCCTACTTTTATTCTACAGCCGTAGTATTTGGCCTTCAAGGAATGGACTTTTATTGGGAATTAGCAACGCTGATCGTTATTATGTTACTTGGACACTGGCTGGAAATGCGTTCACAGATGGCAGCGTCCAAAGCCCTTCAAACCTTGGTAGCGCTCTTGCCAAATGAAGTAACGGTTGAAAGAGACGGCGATGCACATAAGATTAGGCTTGATGAATTGGTTAACAACGATATCGTCATTATCAAACCCGGGGAGAAAGTACCGGCAGATGGCGATGTGATTGAAGGGCTTTCCTATGTAAACGAAAGTATGCTGACAGGTGAAAGTGTTCCGATAAAAAAAGAAGCAAAGTCAAAAGTTATAGCCGGAGCCATAAACGGGGATGGGGCTCTGAAAATAAGAGCAACGGGAGTAGGAAAAGACACCTATTTAAATAAGGTTATTAACCTGGTACAAGATGCCCAAACTGCCAAGTCGAATACACAAAACCTTGCCGATAAAGTTGCCAAATGGCTCACTTTCATCGCGATCGGTGTCGGTGTCGCTACATTTGGATATTGGTATAATACGAGTGGGGATTTATCCTTCGCGTTGGAAAGAATGGTAACGGTGATGGTAACCGCATGCCCGCATGCGTTGGGAGTGGCAATACCTTTAGTGGTTGCTATTTCGACTACCCTGTCGGCAACCAACGGGCTGCTTATTCGGAACCGGACAGCCTTTGAAATTACCCGAAATTTAACGACTGTTATCTTTGATAAAACCGGGACATTAACAGAGGGTTCACATGAAGTGCAGCGGATTATCGCTTTAGACAATTTCAGCGAAGATGAAATCATCCAATATGCAGCTGCTGTTCAGCAAAATTCCGAACATCACATTGCAAAGGGCATGATCAGGATTCTTAAAGAAAAAGGGCTCCAATTATGGAGATCTGACAGTTTTCAATACATGCAAGGCATTGGAGTAAAAGGATCGGTGAACGGAAGAGAAATTGTTGCGGCGGGACCCAATTATTTTACAGAAAACAAAATTGACAGACCTGCCGTCCCTCCAGAAATTGATCAGGATACAGAGACCATAAATTATGTATTCATTGAAGGCAAGGTAATAGGCATTATTACCCTTGCGGATAGGGTAAGAGAAGGATCTCAGGAAGCCATTCGTCAGCTAAAAGAAATGGGAATTAAATCGTTTCTTTTAACAGGTGACAACGAGAAAATTGCAGCCTCGGTTTCTAACAAATTAGGAATGGATGGATTTTTAGCCAATGTCCTTCCACATA from Pedobacter indicus carries:
- a CDS encoding heme-binding domain-containing protein, with protein sequence MVLLAVLLLIQLARPQKNTSTSPAGKAFVDTFKVDSRVNAILAASCYDCHSNSTNYPWYSEIQPMAWLMEKHVNDGKEKLNFDELPSYGSRRLNSKFTQITKQVEQGKMPLNSYLWMHAGSRLSMEDKELLVNYFNSLTDNE
- a CDS encoding copper-translocating P-type ATPase — translated: MKKYVCPMHPQVLKDEPGKCPLCGMALVPFGKAGSHDHKHHEHGEQQHSAQQHDKHEGHHTHDFLKRFWVSLIITVPILALSHMIQEWFGFNLEFTGDKYVLFALGTLIYLYGGMPFLKGMVGEIRAKAIGMMTLVAIAISVAYFYSTAVVFGLQGMDFYWELATLIVIMLLGHWLEMRSQMAASKALQTLVALLPNEVTVERDGDAHKIRLDELVNNDIVIIKPGEKVPADGDVIEGLSYVNESMLTGESVPIKKEAKSKVIAGAINGDGALKIRATGVGKDTYLNKVINLVQDAQTAKSNTQNLADKVAKWLTFIAIGVGVATFGYWYNTSGDLSFALERMVTVMVTACPHALGVAIPLVVAISTTLSATNGLLIRNRTAFEITRNLTTVIFDKTGTLTEGSHEVQRIIALDNFSEDEIIQYAAAVQQNSEHHIAKGMIRILKEKGLQLWRSDSFQYMQGIGVKGSVNGREIVAAGPNYFTENKIDRPAVPPEIDQDTETINYVFIEGKVIGIITLADRVREGSQEAIRQLKEMGIKSFLLTGDNEKIAASVSNKLGMDGFLANVLPHNKQEKVKEFQAKGEIVAMTGDGVNDAPALAQADVGIAVGSGTDVAAETADIILVNSDPRDVVKLIDFGKRTYRKMIQNLIWAVGYNIVAIPLAAGILYPNFVLSPAMGAVLMSVSTIVVAFNATLLKLNKK